The genomic window AATCGCTTCCTGCGTAAAGGTAACTTTTACGTTTTCCGTACCGATCAACGCAATATACTGTTTGATCAGTGCGTTATTTGGCTCTGTCAGTATACGAACAAAGTCTTCTGCAGTAAGATCCTCCAGTTCCACACGAATCGGGAAACGGCCTTGCAATTCTGGTATTAAATCACTTGGTTTTGAAAGATGGAACGCACCGGAAGCAATAAACAGAATGTGGTCTGTCTGGATTACGCCATATTTCGTATTTACCTGTGAGCCTTCAACAATCGGTAAAATATCCCGCTGCACACCTTCTCGTGAAACCTCACCTGAATTTTGTTGATTTTTCGTTGTGATTTTATCAAATTCATCGATGAAGATAATCCCACTAGATTCTGCCAGCTTGATTGCTTCACTATGAATATCCGCGTCATTGACGATTTTAGCAGACTCTTCTCTCACTAACAGCTCTTGGGCTTCTTTAACTGAAACTGTGCGTTCTACTTTTTTCTTAGGAGAAAGCGCACCTAATGTTTCATTCAGATCGATCCCCATTTGTTCCATACCAGCATTCATTGTCGGCATCGTCTTCTTCGGTTCATCGATTTCGATGGTTACTTCTCGTTTATCAAGTAAGCCTCGTTCTAGTTGGTCCAACACCGTTTTTCGATTGACCTTGATCTCTTCTGTCACTTCTTCTTGAGGTTCATCAGCTTGTTGTTGTGCATTGAACATCTTCATCATCTGTTCAAATTGATTACCGGTCTGCTTCTGTTCCTTCTTGATGCCAGGAACCAACGCTTTGACCAACCGATTATTGGCACGCTTCAGTGCCTGTGCATATACGTTGCTATATTGTTGTTTCTCTACGATTTTTATTGCATTTTCAACAAGGTCTCTGACCATAGATTCTACGTCACGGCCTACATAACCGACTTCTGTAAATTTTGTTGCTTCAACTTTTATGAATGGTGCGTTGACGATGCTCGCGAGACGACGGGCAATTTCTGTTTTACCAACCCCAGTCGGTCCAATCATCAATAGATTCTTGGGTGTCACATCTTGCTGCATTTGCTCATCCAACTGCATCCGACGGTAGCGGTTTCTTAAAGCCACAGCCACCGATTTTTTGGCGCTGTTTTGGCCAATAATATATTCATCTAACTCTTTGACGATTTCTCTTGGTGTTTTATTCAATTCTGTCATATTCGATCCCTCATTTATAATTCTTCTACGATAATATTATGATTTGTAAACACACAAATGTCTGCTGCGATATTTAACGCATTTTTTGCAATCTCTTTCGCCGGCATGTCTTTGTCACCATACTGTTTCATTGCACGAGCAGCAGATAAGGCGAAATTCCCACCGGAACCAATTGCCAGAATGCCATCATCTGGTGTGATGACCTCTCCTGTTCCTGAAACAAGAAGCATTTCTTTGCTATTCATAACAATCAGCATCGCTTCCAGCTTTTGCATGGATTGCTGTGTCCGCCATTCCTGTGCCAGCTCAACTGCTGCACGGGTCAGATTGCCGTTGTATTCATTCAATTTTCCTTCGAATTTTTCTTCTAATGTAAATGCATCTGCGACACTACCCGCAAAGCCAACGACAACTTCATCATTATAGATACGTCGCACCTTCTTTGCACTGCCTTTCATAACAACAGATTCTCCCATTGTTACCTGACCATCACCGGCCATAGCAAATGTCCCATCTTTTTCAACCGCACAAATCGTTGTTGAGTGAAATTGTGATTCTACCATATATACTTCCTCCTTGACACCCTCACTACGCGCGAGGATGAAATGTTCGATAATTCTTTTGTAAGCTTTCTCTTGTGACATGGGCATAAATTTGAGTGGTTGATAAATTTACATGCCCTAATAGTTCCTGAACCGTTCGCATATCTGCCCCATTATTTAGTAAATGTGTTGCGAATGTATGGCGCAGCATATGAGGATGGATATCCATGTTCAAGCTGCTTTTCTTTATGAGCTGATTCAATACATATTCGATCCCTCTCGGGGTGATTGGATCTCCTCGGTGATTGATAAAAATGTAATTATGTTCTTTTCCGTATTTTTCCATCACAGGCTTGCGACCGTTTTCCAGATAGTTGGTCAATGTGTCTGCGGCAAAGGAACCAAACGGAACATAGCGATCTTTGTTCCCTTTTCCAGTCACAAACAATGTGCTCATAGAAAAATCAACTCGCTCAATCGTTAACGTTGCACATTCGCTTAATCGAATACCCGTACCATACAGGATTTCCAATAATGCTTGATTTCTCAATTCCAAAGGCTTCTCTCCTTGTGCACTGTCAAAAAGAGCGGTCATTTCTTTTTCATAGAAGAACCGAGGTAGACGCTGTTGCTTTCTTTTCAGATGGACATAGGAAAATGGATTCTCTTCGATCTGCTCATTTTTCAAAAGAAACTGATAAAAAGAACGTAGGCTGGCAACATTCCGGCCTACAGAGTTTCGACTGTACTTCTTATCATAGAGCTCACTTAGATAGGTTCGCACATCCAGATGATCAATGGATAAGTAGTCTTCACTGCCTGATTTTTGCAAAAATGTCATGAATTGATTCAAATCATTTTCATAGGCAATCTTTGTTTTTTCGGAGTAGCCTCGTTCAACAATTAGATAATTGAAAAACAAATCCGGCCAATTCTTTTCTGTCATGAAACCCCCTCCAGTAATTACATTGTTACTGTAGCATAACGAATTTCAAAAGACAAATGAATTGTCAGAATTTAATCAATATTTCTAAATTTGTTCACAATTCAACCATTTTTCTTAAGGTCCGCCATATCTCTTTACAAATTAAAGAACAAAAAAACAAGAAAAAAACGGAACGATTGCCCTGTCTTCTTCTTGTTTTAACGTCACTTGCATCAGAGTTACTTGCCTTTTATTTCAGCGATAACTTCTTTCTGAGCAGCTAAGGCACGTTGCGCAATTGCTTCATAACGTTCCTTTTTATCTCTGATTCGTGTTGGCATCTCAGGAAACAGACCAAAGTTGGCATTCATTGGTTGGAAATGTTTTCCTTCTGCATGCGTAATGTAGTATGCCATGCTCCCCATTGCCGTTTCTCTCGGCAGAACAATCGGTTCTTCCTCTTTAGCTAAACGAGCAGCATTGATTCCAGCTAACAAACCACTTGCTGCACTTTCCACATAGCCTTCAACACCTGTCATTTGCCCAGCGAAAAATAGATCTTGGCGTTGCTTCGATTGATAAGTAGGAAGCAATAACTCCGGTGAGTTCATAAAGCTATTACGATGCATAACACCATAACGGACGAACTCTGCATTTTCAAGCCCCGGAATCATCTGGAATACTCGTTTCTGTTCGCCCCACTTCAAATGCGTCTGGAAGCCGACAATGTTGTATAGAGATGCCGCTGCATTATCCTGTCTCAACTGAATCACAGCGTAGGGACGTTTCCCAGTCTTAGGGTCTTCCAAACCAACAGGCTTCATTGGTCCAAACAACATCGTCTTAATGCCGCGTTTTGCCATAACTTCAATAGGCATACACCCTTCAAAGAATTTCTCTTTTTCAAAAGTCTTCAATGGGACAACTTCCGCATTAACTAATGCATCATGAAACTTATTAAATTCTTCTTCGGACATCGGACAGTTCAGATACGCTGCTTCGCCCTTGTCATAGCGAGATTTCAAATATACTTTATCCATATCGATTGTCGATTTATCAATAATCGGTGCTGCCGCATCGTAAAAATAGAATCCTTCGGAGCCGTTGAATTCTTTGATTTTTTCAGACAGGCTTTCAGAAGTCAACGGACCTGTCGCAAGAATCGTGATTCCTTCTGGTATATCTGTAATTTCTTCATTTTTTATAGTAATTAATGGATGATTTTTAATTTTCTCTGTAATCATTTTCGAGAAATTGTCGCGATCGACGGCAAGTGCGCCACCAGCAGGAACAGCTGTCTCATCAGCAGAACCAATAATGATAGAATCTAGCTGACGCATTTCTTCCTTTAGCACTCCTACTGCATTAGTCAGGCCATTTCCTCTAAGTGAATTGGAGCAGACCAACTCAGCAAATTCCTCTGTTTGGTGCGCTGGTGTCTTTTTGACCGGACGCATTTCATAAAGCGTTACGGGAACCCCGGCTTGTGCAACCTGCCAAGCTGCCTCACTTCCGGCAAGACCGGCACCAATTACTGTTACTGTTTTTACCATGTTCATCCTCATTTCATCCAAAAATTTGAAGAGCCTGAACAATCAGACTCTTCGTATATTTACAACTGTATAGCTGGTAGAATATTTCTTCTACCATCCGTGCAATGCTTAATGCTGGTTAAAATCTGCGAGTGCATCAAGCTCGTCTGTTCTATTCTAACTATTCTTTTTGAAGTGCTTTATTTTTGAACGTTTTCTTCGTAATCACCGTTGATACAAACGACTTGTTTCCCACCTTTAACCTTCTTCTCAACAAGATACTCCTTACATTTCGGACAGTTTCTTCCAATTGGTTTGTCCCAAGAAGTAAATTCGCAGTCAGGGTAACGGCTGCAGCCATAGAAAATGCGGTTTTTCTTAGATTTACGTTCGATAACCTGACCTTCATGACAAACCGGACATGTGACACCAATTTCTTTAACAATTGGTTTCGTGTTGCGGCAGTCCGGGAAGTTGCTGCAGGCATAGAATTTTCCATATTTACCAAGCTTTATGACCATTGGATGGCCACAAAGATCACAGTCGAATCCTGCAGGTTCATCCTTGATCTGAATTTTTTCAATTTTCTCTTCAGCAACAACCAATTCTTTTTCAAACGGTTTATAGAACTGATCGATGACTTCGATCCATTTTTCTTTTCCTTCTTCCACATGGTCAAGGTCATCTTCCATTGATGCTGTGAAGTGAACATCGACGATTTTCGGGAAGAATTCTACAATTAGACCATTAACGATTTCGCCAAGCTCTGTGGGTTCAAACCGTTTATTTGTCAATTTTACATAATAACGACGTTGAATGGTTTCCAATGTAGGGGCATAAGTAGATGGTCGACCCACACCGTTTTCTTCTAACGTACGAATCAAAGTCGCTTCACTAAAACGAGCCGGTGGTTGTGTGAAGTGTTGTTTTGGTTCGATATCAACAGCCAAAACAGTATCGCCTTCTGCCATATCAGGTAGAATATTTTCTTTATCTTCTTTCCCGTCATCTCGTCCTTCAACATAGACCTGCATGAAGCCTTTGAATTTCACTTTCGATCCATTTGCAATGAAGATTACCCCATTTTGCTTCAAGGTGACTTTCATTGTATCTAAAACTGCGGGTGTCATCAAACTAGCTACCATTCTTGACCAAATCAGTGTATAGAGCTTCAACTGATCCTTATCTAGGTATTGTTTGACTTCATCCGGAGTACGTAAAACACTAGATGGACGAATTGCCTCATGGGCATCTTGTGCACCTTGCGCATTTTTTGTCTTTCGTCCGCCGTGTGCAGAGTATTCTTTCCCATATGTCTCTTCAATAAACTGAGCAGCTTCAGCTTTTGCAGAATCAGCTAGTCTGGTCGAGTCCGTACGCATGTAAGTGATCAAGCCCACAGTTCCTTGCTTCCCTAGGGCAATTCCTTCGTAAAGCTGTTGTGCGACCATCATTGTTTTTCTGGTCCGAAAATTTAGTTTTCTCGCCGCTTCCTGTTGCAAACTACTCGTTGTAAATGGCAACGCCGGATTCCGCTTGCGTTCCTTCTTTTCAACTTTAGCTACTTCGTATTCTTTTCCATCAATGCGGTCTGTTACTTCTTTCACTGCAGCTGGATTTGGCAGCTTCTTCTTTTTCCCATCCAAGCCCCAAAAATTAGCCTTGAAT from Enterococcus sp. 9E7_DIV0242 includes these protein-coding regions:
- the hslU gene encoding ATP-dependent protease ATPase subunit HslU; translation: MTELNKTPREIVKELDEYIIGQNSAKKSVAVALRNRYRRMQLDEQMQQDVTPKNLLMIGPTGVGKTEIARRLASIVNAPFIKVEATKFTEVGYVGRDVESMVRDLVENAIKIVEKQQYSNVYAQALKRANNRLVKALVPGIKKEQKQTGNQFEQMMKMFNAQQQADEPQEEVTEEIKVNRKTVLDQLERGLLDKREVTIEIDEPKKTMPTMNAGMEQMGIDLNETLGALSPKKKVERTVSVKEAQELLVREESAKIVNDADIHSEAIKLAESSGIIFIDEFDKITTKNQQNSGEVSREGVQRDILPIVEGSQVNTKYGVIQTDHILFIASGAFHLSKPSDLIPELQGRFPIRVELEDLTAEDFVRILTEPNNALIKQYIALIGTENVKVTFTQEAIERIATIAFDVNRDTDNIGARRLHTILERLLEELLFEAPDMQMGEITITEAYVDEKLDNIAKNEDLSRYIL
- the hslV gene encoding ATP-dependent protease subunit HslV → MVESQFHSTTICAVEKDGTFAMAGDGQVTMGESVVMKGSAKKVRRIYNDEVVVGFAGSVADAFTLEEKFEGKLNEYNGNLTRAAVELAQEWRTQQSMQKLEAMLIVMNSKEMLLVSGTGEVITPDDGILAIGSGGNFALSAARAMKQYGDKDMPAKEIAKNALNIAADICVFTNHNIIVEEL
- the xerC gene encoding tyrosine recombinase XerC — protein: MTEKNWPDLFFNYLIVERGYSEKTKIAYENDLNQFMTFLQKSGSEDYLSIDHLDVRTYLSELYDKKYSRNSVGRNVASLRSFYQFLLKNEQIEENPFSYVHLKRKQQRLPRFFYEKEMTALFDSAQGEKPLELRNQALLEILYGTGIRLSECATLTIERVDFSMSTLFVTGKGNKDRYVPFGSFAADTLTNYLENGRKPVMEKYGKEHNYIFINHRGDPITPRGIEYVLNQLIKKSSLNMDIHPHMLRHTFATHLLNNGADMRTVQELLGHVNLSTTQIYAHVTRESLQKNYRTFHPRA
- the trmFO gene encoding FADH(2)-oxidizing methylenetetrahydrofolate--tRNA-(uracil(54)-C(5))-methyltransferase TrmFO; its protein translation is MVKTVTVIGAGLAGSEAAWQVAQAGVPVTLYEMRPVKKTPAHQTEEFAELVCSNSLRGNGLTNAVGVLKEEMRQLDSIIIGSADETAVPAGGALAVDRDNFSKMITEKIKNHPLITIKNEEITDIPEGITILATGPLTSESLSEKIKEFNGSEGFYFYDAAAPIIDKSTIDMDKVYLKSRYDKGEAAYLNCPMSEEEFNKFHDALVNAEVVPLKTFEKEKFFEGCMPIEVMAKRGIKTMLFGPMKPVGLEDPKTGKRPYAVIQLRQDNAAASLYNIVGFQTHLKWGEQKRVFQMIPGLENAEFVRYGVMHRNSFMNSPELLLPTYQSKQRQDLFFAGQMTGVEGYVESAASGLLAGINAARLAKEEEPIVLPRETAMGSMAYYITHAEGKHFQPMNANFGLFPEMPTRIRDKKERYEAIAQRALAAQKEVIAEIKGK
- the topA gene encoding type I DNA topoisomerase, which produces MAYKYLVIVESPAKAKTIEKYLGRNYKVVASVGHIRDLPKSKMGIDFENNYEPHYISIRGKGDIIKGLKAAAKKADKVYLAADPDREGEAIAWHLSHLLGLDLKDKNRVVFNEITKDAVKAAFKEPRAINIDLVDAQQARRVLDRIVGYSISPILWRKVKKGLSAGRVQSVALKIIIDREQEIRKFVPEEYWSIDGNFQKGKKKFKANFWGLDGKKKKLPNPAAVKEVTDRIDGKEYEVAKVEKKERKRNPALPFTTSSLQQEAARKLNFRTRKTMMVAQQLYEGIALGKQGTVGLITYMRTDSTRLADSAKAEAAQFIEETYGKEYSAHGGRKTKNAQGAQDAHEAIRPSSVLRTPDEVKQYLDKDQLKLYTLIWSRMVASLMTPAVLDTMKVTLKQNGVIFIANGSKVKFKGFMQVYVEGRDDGKEDKENILPDMAEGDTVLAVDIEPKQHFTQPPARFSEATLIRTLEENGVGRPSTYAPTLETIQRRYYVKLTNKRFEPTELGEIVNGLIVEFFPKIVDVHFTASMEDDLDHVEEGKEKWIEVIDQFYKPFEKELVVAEEKIEKIQIKDEPAGFDCDLCGHPMVIKLGKYGKFYACSNFPDCRNTKPIVKEIGVTCPVCHEGQVIERKSKKNRIFYGCSRYPDCEFTSWDKPIGRNCPKCKEYLVEKKVKGGKQVVCINGDYEENVQK